In Acipenser ruthenus chromosome 53, fAciRut3.2 maternal haplotype, whole genome shotgun sequence, the following proteins share a genomic window:
- the LOC131723174 gene encoding tripartite motif-containing protein 16-like, with protein sequence MAEANILVAHDQFSCPVCLEILKDPVTIPCGHSYCMGCIKNCWDQTDHTGVYRCPQCSETFTQRPVLCRNTMLTEVVEKLKKTGLNPPPAQSYAGPGDVPCDFCTGRKFKAVKSCLTCLASYCETHVKPHYEGAAFKRHKLINAIGNLEQKLCAEHQKVLEVFCRTDQTCICLLCTDKEHKSHDTVSAEAERSVKQKQLGETQTEIQQRIQERLKEIEELKKAVESLKRSACIEIKESEKIFTELIRSIEKIHTEVIELIGANEKAAVNQAEGRMKKLEQKIAELRRRNAELKQLSETEDHIHFLQNFQSLCAPPDAGDLPSVTVNTGISFEAVRKAVSELKDHIEDFCKGELITKTVNEVAVYSLQAPEPRNRAEFLKYSCQLTLDPNTAHRELCLSEGNRKVTWRRETQRCADDHPERFDRYTQVLCREGLSGTRCYWEIECSGGGADIGVTYKGISRKGVDHSCRLGCNDKSWSLRCSSSSYTALHNNNETAITAPRSPRIGVYLHFNAGTLSFYGVSDTMTLLHRFQTTFTEPLYPGFWLPSSGSSVTICQLN encoded by the exons ATGGCAGAAGCGAATATTCTGGTAGCGCATGACCAGTTTAGTTGTCCAGTgtgtctggagatattgaaggatccagtcactattccatgtggacacagttactgtatggggtgtattaagaactgctgggatcagactgatcatacaggtgtctacagatGCCCCCAGTGCAGTGAGACCTTTACCCAAAGGCCTGttctgtgcagaaacaccatgctgactgaagttgtggagaaattaaagaagacaggactcaatcctcctcctgctcaaagttatgctggacctggagatgtgccgtgtgatttctgcactgggagaaagttcaaagctgtgaaatcctgtttgacgtgcctggcctcttactgtgaaacacacgtcaagccacactatgagggggctgctttcaagaggcacaagctgatcaatgcaattggaaatctggagcagaagctttgtgctgaacaccagaaggttttggaggtcttctgtagaaccgatcagacgtgtatttgcttgttgtgtacagacaaggaacacaagagccatgatacagtctcagctgaggcagaaaggagtgtgaaacag aagcagctgggagagacacagacagaaatacaacagagaatccaggagagactgaaagaaattgaggaGCTGAAaaaggctgtggagtcactgaaa agatctgcatgcatagaaataaaggaaagtgagaagatctttactgagctgatccgatccattgagaagatccacactgaggttattgagctgattggagctaacgagaaggctgcagtgaatcaggctgaaggacgcatgaagaaactggagcagaagattgctgagctaagaaggagaaacgctgagctgaaacagctttcagagacagaggatcacatccattttctacag aatttccagtctctctgtgcccctcctgatgctggagacttacccagcgttactgtcaatacaggcaTCTCTTTtgaggctgtgaggaaagctgtatctgaacttaaagaccatattgaggacttctgcaagggggaattaataacaaaaacag tgaatgaagttgcagtttacagtctgcaggctccagagccaaggaacagagctgagtttttaaaat attcctgtcagctcacactggaccccaacacagcgcatagagagctctgtctgtctgaagggaacagaaaggtgacatggaGGAGAGAGACCCAGCGATGTGCTGatgatcacccagagagatttgatcgCTAtacccaagtgctttgcagagagggtttgtctgggactcgctgttactgggagattgagtgcagtgggggaggggctgatataggagtcacatataaaggaatcagcaggaaaggagtggATCATTCTTGTCGCCTTGGatgcaatgacaagtcctggagtttgcgcTGCTCTagttccagttacactgccctgcacaataacaatgaaactgcaataactgccccccgctcccccagaataggagtgtatctgcactttaatgccggcacgctgtccttttatggcgtctctgacacaatgaccctcctgcacagattccaaaccacattcactgagcccctctatcctgggttttggcTTCCTTCTTCTGgttcctctgtaacaatctgccagctgaactag